A stretch of DNA from Malus sylvestris chromosome 9, drMalSylv7.2, whole genome shotgun sequence:
TCAAAATTGATACTAAAGACTTGGACAATTGAGTACTGGTTAGGATCCAACCAatctaattttttgtttgtttgtataaTCAATTAGGGGAGTGATTTCCGCACTCTGTAGCgtctattttgtttttatgtaaattttatttaaagaattttaatgaaaaattttcggtactgtttatttaacgaaaaatcatatttttacactaaaaagtcaatcatgatagtattcattttaccttttattttgttcttatcgttaaaactcaaagttttcaagtcattttcattagttttcctttttatttatttgttaaattCAATAATCTAAAAGAGAGGGAtgcatattttattttctaattataaaaaatagacTCGTGTCTTAAAAGGAGTATCGATTTTTCTTGAGCGTCGATGGTTCTCGATCACTCAACGTAAATCGTTAGATCAAATCAAACTGTTAAATATACGTTAGTGCTTAGCGTTCGTAAGTACTCAAAATGGAAAAGCATGCACACAAAGTCTTGTGTTTGAAGTTTATCAACTTTGATATTGCTTATATAGAAAATTTTACATGTACAGAAAATACAAACAATTCCTTTAAATAAATATGTTGGCACATCGATCATATAAATATTTACAAACTATACACTTTACTAGTGGTAACTAGTTTTACTTATGTGATTGTGCATGATTAATTTGAAATACCGTTATCATAGATAGTAATTTGAAATGCCGAACGATTTAAAATAATGTTATCATGGACAACATGATTGATTTGAAATACCGTTTTATGTGTAGCAATAATGACAAGtgcaaaaaatacaaatatttataACTATACCTTTACTAGCGATAATGAGTTTTACTTATGTGATTATAATGGGACACGTATTATACTTTCTAAATCAATCACACAATGTTACGCGCCTGAACTTTCCCGCTTGATTGTGCATTAATTTGAAATATAGTTATCATGCACTGTAATTTGAAATACCGTTACTGTGTCATCCCAAATGCAATAGAGTTCATCGATTGTACCATTtttgggaagaaaaagaaaacaaaagtgaaTTTCACTAAAGAAAAATGAAACGCCACCACATTTTCATGGTCGCTTCAAAGGAAAGGAAACCTCCTTTATGCCAACATGTACCCTTTCATctttctcaaaacaaaacaaggttCACTAGTACTCTAACTACAAGCATTCTCTACATTCCTGCAAGCGTAAGGTGAAACCATGTCAAAACTTCCCCCAAAGAAGATATCGTGAACGTTAAACGTCAAACAACGTAAACTCAAACGTATACGCGAAGTCCACCGTGAATTTCTTCGAGAATTTGTGCCTACGAAACCATGTACCGCCAACCCACCCGTGTGTGCAGATGAACTGGTAGAGCAACAAGGAATGTTTGAACTGAAAAAACCTATCAACCATTGCAACGTCTGAGTCTTTCTAACCTAACCATGACAACGGTGGAGTTTCAAATTCGAAACCCTGTTACTCTTGAGCAGAATGAGAAAGCCTCAATCTCCTTTTGAACACAAGAGGAGATATCAAAGAATTTAGTACTCCCACGGCGTAATGGTATTGAGAAACATGATTCATCGGAAACCTACACGAGGGAGCACGCCCTGCAACTGCAAATGAATTAGGAATGCATCTAACATTTCACTGGCAACCTACAAGACTGATTTCTTTATGATAAAGCTTAAAAGCTAAACTGAAGCAGAACAAATTACTCAGATGAAAGCAAAGCCAAGTAAATTATACAGTGTGGTGCAAACATGAGTAGACAAAGCATATCATAACCGGAGTCAAATCAAATGTTTAGTTCCTTCGGGGAATTGCATTGAGTTTACCTCAACAGTTTCCACTCATCGAACTGGAACATCCAAGCCAAGTTTCCAGATTGCTGTCATGATGCGAATGAAAAAGTTACCTGCTTTTACAAGTTTATATAGCCAAGCAAGCTGTAAGTTTCAACAAGAACCGAAAAATCACAGAATCGGAGACCGCCCCTCTGCAGCTAAAGTATAATACACTGCTCCTAGTCTCCTAAGCACTGAGTAACAATTGGATTGTGCAAATGCAGAGAAACCATTTCAAGACAATCTTACCTCATAGAAGAATCATATCTTATaaacgaaaagaaaaagaaccgaTCAACTGCATCAATGAAGGACCAAATTCAAATTTCAGGTTCAAAAACTTTAGGGAAAAACATATAACCAAAAGGAAATGAAATTAAATAAGGGATTGTTATATATTCCTCACTATAACCAAGGGTATATAATCCTTACAACTTATTCCATGAGCTAAGTTTATTTAAAAACAACACTGTGTTCCGAGAAGACGGCCTACAGAACGGCACTCTTCTTCTCTGCATTATGACTACTCCTTTACTCATAATTTGTCCTCCCTATGGTTTGATAACCACATCCAATCCTACTTCTTGATCCTTTTAAGCTTCTTCGGTCCGGGAACTTCCAACCTACCAACAGAACACCCGCACCTAGCCCGAAACAAGAGCACTGCTCTCCCATTAGGAGGTGCCATCTTCTTAAGCTCGGCCTCCAATTCGCGGTGGTGATCTCGAGGCAATTCGAATAGGCCCTTCTTCACTGCGTCCTTAACCGCCGAAGCTGAATTCTTCACGCACTCCTCCGTCTCTAGCTGAATGTCGAATTCAGCTGCCTTTCGGAGGCCCTTGCAATTGGGATTCCCACACGTCCTGCTGGTGCAGGCCAGCAGAGCCCAAGCGGCCAGTGCCGCACAGCACATGCTGAGTCCCATACATCCGTACACCAACGGAGCATTCGAAACCTCCTCCCTCAGCACATACATGATTATTTTCACAATTTCAATTGTCTTAACAGATACAAACTTCACATACGGCAATAGCAAATATCCAAAAGCAACAACCACAGCAATAAACAACACAATATCGATCATCAAAGCCCATCGAGATCGATCGCAAGACGGAGCCTTTGAGCAATTGGGAGAATTGggtatctttcttcttccttgaaCATGGTTGGTTTGCCTGGATTTGGCACTTGGGTCGGTTAAACTCATTGAATCCGCCATGGGAGTGTTTGGTTGGTCAACGGAGTTGCAGACCGAGATTGAGCTATGGATAtataccatttcaaatcgaACCCAGAATCTTGATTTCCAATCCAATCAGCAAAATCGGATAAAATTCAAAACCCACCAACCTATACCGAAAAATCAGATCGACCCACCtcgcaaaaaaaaatcaaaacaaagaacAAGAATCCGATTTGCACCTGACGATCCAATAGAATCACTCGTCGGTGCCCCGAATTGAATCCGAATCAAAACCAATCAATCCTGTTTCGACATCTCAAATTCTTGAATCCGATTCAAACAGCTACGAACTTGAGATATCAATACAGAGAAACAGAAAACGAATTGAGAGAATTGGAAAAGTGCGAACTCGGTTGGGATGCGATAGGCCGGCTCGAAAAGCTGAGAAAGCAGAGCGGACAAGGAAGAAGCATTTACTGGTTGTTTTTAtcacatttttcttcttcttccgcgATGAACTagtaaaactctctctctctctctctctctctctctctctctctctctctctggtgcCTTTATACACGCAATGGAAAATCCGAAGCGACACGTTGTGTGGGATTACGCGGGCTGCTTCTCAGATGggctttttatattttggcaCCGCCACACGATGATGTGTGCATGATTTTGTGGGGCAGTTCATTGGGCTTGGCCCACTTTTGCTTAATTTGCAGTATTTAATGGAAAGAGATTCTCCGGATCCTTTCTTTCTAATCCATCAAATCAGGGAACActatcgttgaaatttgatacaACAGTTATAAACAGGTGTTCATtttaaaagttaataactttagctattggattaaatttcaatatCACGGATCTTCTGATTTTGTGGATCATGAAGaaaggatccggagatgatccccttttgtttaataattaaaaactattttatttttatttctcttttactTTATGGAAAAGAAACCAACTTTCGTGACTGATTTGTCCTCTTTTCCTCACACTTTCGTGAAAAAGTGTTATTGTTTAGCGAATTATTAATTTTGATCGGAAATGGAGTCAGGATTTTATTTGAGAGGTCATAATTTAAcataaaatgttttgattctcTACAAAGTAAATTATAGTTTGtacttttaaataataaaatgggCCCCACCTTCTTCTTCGTGCCCATTGAAAACCAGCCACACCCACACATCCCTCCGAAGAATGCTCCGCGACCCAACTGCTCAAAGACGTTGTAAGACCTCTCTCGACTTGCCGTTTACCAATACATGAAATGAAAAAAAGTGTGAGTTTCTAATtaaaatttagggaactttagcGAAAAACtcatggtattgttcattttaacgaaaaataacatttttacattaaaaagtcaatcatgtactattcactttatcctttattttgtccttatcgttaaaactcaaaatttttaagctcttttcattagttttccttaaaatttatAATCCAATACCTCAAaactgtaagatcccacatcgcccagggagtgatccttatatgtatattttcatccatacctagcacgaggccttttaggagctcactgacttcaggttccattggaacttcgaagttaagcgagtagcacgCGAGAGCactctcatgatgggtgacccactgggaagttcttgtctgagttctcagaaacaaaaccgtgagggcgtggtcagggcccaaagcggacaatatcgtgctatggtgaaGTCGAAccagggatgtggtgggggctcgggccgagatgtgacaatttggtatcagagcctaaccctggccgtggtgtgccgacAAGGTCGTCGGGCCCCTTAAGGacggtggattgtaagatcccacatcgcccatgagAGTgatctttatatgtatattttcatccctacctagcacgaggccttttaggagctcactggcttcgagttccattggatgtatattttcatccctacctagcacgaaacattttaggagctcactggtttcgagttccattggaactccgaagttaagcgagtagcgcgcgagagcactcctatgatggatgacccattgggaagttctcgtgtgagttcccaaaaacaaaatcgtgagggagtggtcggggcccaaagcggacaatatcgtgttatggTAGTGGagcgagcccgggatgtggttgatcccgggccgggatgtgacaaaaaccCATGAATTAAAGCAGTCTTCCTCAATTCATAAATCTTCATTCCAAATAAGTAAACATGtcataaaaataatgaaaataatctTCTTTGAATGTGTGGTTTTTCTAAACCAATCGAACAATctaacatttttattattattaaaataatacaACATGTTAAATTGTCTTCTACATCTGCAATTTTGATACGTTCTAGTActcatatgtcaaattaaatatGTTTCCATTGATGAAAAAATGCATTTCTTTGTGGGGAAATATACCAAACAATTGACAACAGAACGGAAGCAACAACGAGATGAAGAATTTACGCGTTTGGGTTGGGAAATGGGAATCCCAATTGGcatatttttcaaccaaatgGACGCATCATATTCCCCATCAGCCGTGTTGCCCTTAACCTTCTTGACTTTGATGAATGCTTCTCCTTGACGTCAAGTCATGTTACCAGTCAACTATAACGCGCTGGATTTTACTTTTCAAAACCCATGATATTTGTGTGAAAATGACCCCATGAAAGGTACACTTAGCCTTGTCGACGCGATCGTtacatttaaaattttatttttacgcGTACTTAGACGGTTTAACATAAGATCCCAAGTAGGGTAAACCAACGGATTTGGTAGAGGTTGTGCAAAACGAGAAtgtgttgtgttttttttttttgccacggaAGGCAAGGTCCTAACCAAAGTATGAAAGTTACTAAAGCTAAACCAGTACTAGTGACCCCATCAACCAAGAAGTTTGCCTGCGTGACACATGTTTCTCAATCACTTAATGTCTTCAATAATGTTTTTCAATCTCCAGGGAATTGTTTATGTCTTTCCAAATTTGCCAACAAATTAACAGAGCCTTACTCAACTTAGATAGGCTCTCACCATCTGAGACGTCAAGCTTTAGAAGCCAATCAATTAAACCAACATGATTACCATGTGGTACCACAATAttatatttgttgatgcacaaaatcagcgaagactttggtacaacagaaagtgtcaggttttgtgacctccgcttggttgcttcggtcactagtgaggataagtacgtaaatgaatagagacagagaagcaaacacaggatgtacgtggttcacccagattggctacgtccacggagtagaggagttcttattagtagtgaagggcttacacaagtacaaaggatcaagctctcaatttagtgagttcttgtgaatgatttaacacaaatggcattaggccatattgtgggggaatgacccctatttatagaaaaacttgtagctttgtcacattgacatttgtcatgttatgattggttcttgatgtcgacacgtgctgcgctctgattggcttctaatcttgacacgtgtcgagtagtgattggcctcctggtcggaggggaactcttctgggtccttgacagtatagcgttggccggtgctcggtagtttcgggattggtcaagtatggtacaaacagtgctcccctaagttcccgagtgagggaaactcctcggttggggacttgcaagatccaatcccttgagtaatcacgaaacttctaagtactgaagtgtggtctgatcttcatctgcccttctctggaagtacctttcctccatccgggaatggtgtatttagctgatgttgacgcacaaggtaatatatcaatttcacttgaagcttagttgtagtttcgggcttagtcaagtgtgatacaaaccctatagtaggagtcccccaagtcgccgagctaggagatctgccgaaagaggtgacagacaaggtaagcagtcaaacttccaagtaagcaacccaggatcagaggtttgacttcggcttccggttgattgttctccttctccttgtctctcattcaactgccaggataaggagaagcaaatggataagagatgatatgagatacttttgcttttgaataagtaactttccacaggcttattcttgaactgtgctggagggttttctggtgcccttcagagtataaggccgactcaaaaatttgagggtcaaaacaagtccatcaaatctagagtacgttcgaccttgatgatatgggatacttttgctgttgacggaataatgaatgtggtatggaaaggtgtcgtgctgtagtgatctgtttcagctcaccgttgaaccttctgcttcaatcttttgcatggcagaagtggtgtgcaacctttgcatttaaatggtccttcagaacattccttcatagtgactcatccacgcttggcagcttcagtgtaaagagccaatatctgatcaactgtcatgaggcatttgccggtggaattcgtgaccttgacagcagttgaggatgagtactcgagagcaatgctaagtaagcaaccaggcaaaggctccaggcagtcagttccaaattggaggtttgatttcaggttccgactgactgctctctttctccttgtcctgcaggtgtggacaatgacaaagacaaagacagggagaaagcatgatatgggatactcttgctttcgaccctgatgatatgagatactcttgttcttggtgtggcttatttgctgaggtattatcggggggaaataaagctgagtatttcgagaggttatgttgagggtgccttttcgaatgcgagaaagggttgagcatttttgcaggtttgcctgtccgttgaggagggaggtcaatgtatatagggatttcccaataacaagtagtaatgatattcctttacccttcttggtcacagcaatgtagtgggagctgccagcttcacgtgttttaattttgtcagagcattttgaaaaagtggtatgtggtatctggaaagctgatgttacgtgtgaagattacagacaagctttatctaaggaaatctggctctcgaagttctgagagttgtgcctcttcggttttcgaacaagcaatcccgtcgaggagctgactctcgagattcggaaagcggtgctactccggtttttgagaaagtaattatgttgggagtcttttctcgaatgtgagtaaaggttggacgttcttgccaacctgtcttgccgcaaaacacggaggtcgacacacatagggactttccagttgtcaagcagtggtgctgttcctttacccttatgggtaatagtagggtagctggaacttcgaaattctcgtgcctaaactttgtcagagatctttgacaaagttatatgtggtacccgaggagttgatggtgcatatggagagcggtgattgaacagtaagattcacgtgctttctacttcaccagaaatcttcgacaaattgcccgcaatttccgcaaagctgagtgtgcatgtgacaggtgctgacgaggctgaaaaagcaggtgcttcttcgatttctgagatcggccctcgtggtctctgagcagcccagcttttgagaaagcaaacgcctcttcgatttctgaagctccgtcgagtgcagatttttatagaggctggcattaagttccacagcacacttgaatctctaccagtagaagctcatttcttgcacttctaagatcttgatttgtctgacctcttccctcttcaacacatttgaaaatgtctggaccctccgaccgtcgttttgacttgaaccttggagaagagacagccacgccttctccagacaacatatggcgcccatccttcatatcccctactggtcctcttaccgttggggattctgtgatgaagaatgatatgaccgctgcagtggtggccaggaaccttctcactcccaaagataacagactactttccaaacggtctgatgagttggctgttaaggactctctggctcttagtgttcagtgtgcaggttctgtgtctaatatggcccaacgcctatttgctagaacccgccaagttgaatcattggctgctgaagtgatgagtctcaaacaggagattagagggctcaagcatgagaataagcagttgcaccggctcgcccatgactatgctacaaacatgaagaggaagtttgaccagatgaaggaatctgatggtaaggttttacttgatcatcagcggtttgtgggtttgttccaaaggcatttattgccttcgtcctctggggctgtacctggtaatgaagcttcaaatgatgaacctccaatgcctcctccttctggggttttgtcaagtactgaggctccggataaccaccctccggtgctttctctttctggggctctaccgactgctgagacttcccctaagcaacctttgtgaaggctcccttttgtttgtttattttgactcatgtatatgtacatatttgtggcttatcgaaaatattaataaataagctttgcttcatttcaacatattgtgttaaatacaccaaagccttcttcataaagttctttgaatttttgcttttgttgaaacctgtattgttgaagctttgtgagtgaagcatgtagtttgaggtagtgttcccttaatttcccgagtgaggaaaacttctcggttggagacttgaaaaatccaagtcactgagtggttgtgagactgccgagtatcaaggtgcagtagcatatggtgggagtcccccaagtcttcaggcgaagagagttgccgaatgaggtgtctagctagtagtcaatgtcatgagtaggaaaacttcacttgtttcttttcgaagtggtaacccagggctctttcttcatatactgttttttgttatgaagatgtgttaggcccaaagaagtggaggcctaggcctttttttttttcttttttttttttgtttttttttttttgttttttttgtttttttttttttgtcaactgAGTGGGATGTTTTCAGCTGAATCCAAATAGGGGGATGTTTTCAGCCGAATCCAAGGAGGGGGGAAAGCATGACTCATCATCATTTGTCATGATGTTGTTCCCACACTTCATCATCATTTactacttttccttttcttctttcataATATGCCATCAATGTGTTTAATTTTCGTTTGCTTTGCCTTTCCTTTTTGGCTGGAAAGATTGCCATCTTTCCTCACAATCTGATTTTCTGCAGCCTTGTTTAAGGAAATGTGGGTGTTGGAGCTAGGTAAACCAAGGAGGGTGTCTACGTAGAGGGAGTGGTAGctcttcaatataacaccattttctgtggctcaaatcgcaaaaccatcttcatgaaagttgttccttagctcgtgaactacaacatatccgaattggagatccatcggagcagtacaactccagaaattcaggtatgatgagtgattgttcgtcatttgtatatcaacgcgtcagacttgttgtgagcttcaaaaactccattttctcttgctcagatcaacatactttcttcatcgacgttgttccttaacttgtgaactacaacatatccaaaattgagatccctcggagctgtataactcaagaaattcaggtatgatgaatgactggttattatttttctgtcaacccgtcagatttgttgtgagcttcgaaactccattttctattgttcagatcagcatgctttcttcattgaagttgttcctcatcgtctctttcataacatatcaaaaattcagaatgaactaatggttaaatatttccagatcttcgaaacatcacagcagcttcgaaatctgcaagaatccgactgtcatgtttggagcttcaacactttaatttccgtcgctcaaacagaaatggttccttcttgaaagttgttcatatgctcaaaaactatagggtgtccaaaattcagctccattggagaagagcagaggttgtagaaatttgatagatgaaaggaggcggaagagggagagagagaaaaagtctcttgggttggatttctattttggggcagattccaatttttgtagcaccttcattattgatgaattgcttgtacttttgtccattaagAAAcctgggactttggcttgttgttggatctattataatatgtttgggaacatatataagtgaataaataagaaggaatattttgggcccttgtgggtgtaaaacaaaaaatgtttatgtttacccaagtgtttttgtacaagttcaagggcatcttgggttttgtgaacaaaatttgtttatttggagcaaggttttgtgttgaagctttgtaggtgaagctttggtgttgaagctttctaggtgaagctttgatggtgaagctttgtagatgaagctttgtagatgaagctttctaggtgaagctttgatggtgaagctttgatggtgaaagtatgtagagggagctttctaggtgaagcttttttaggtgaagctttgtaggtgaagcttttttaagtgaagcttttcgggtgaagttttttttgggtgaagctttgtgggtgaagctttttaggtgaagctttgtgggtgaagcttttttaggtgaagcttttatggtgaagctttctgggtgaagctacgtaggtgaagctttgtagatgaaactttctgggtgaaactttttggatgaagcttttttttttttttttttttgggtgaagctgttttaagtgaagttttttggctgtgtatgaatagatctattgtttggatataagccattgtttggttgttcctttctttgtatagtcttgtcgacacatacttagattttgtttcgtgttggatatatctgctttgaggtttcaacacttgagtgttccattgctaggaatgtaaaagagtgagggccaagttggctaaattacctctttagtgaattcattgccaaatggccttcattacataggatgccgaacggctatagctcaacacttgtacatcgtgagtctatttgtagtagtacttcaagtgatcagcgttccatggatggccaagggtcttgccatcggagcttctaagtgtgtaagagccagggcgactgatgccaatgacttcatacggtccatcccagtgtggactaagtgtgccttcactcgggactctgtcgcagagtaatcttttctttaagacccagtctcctattttgaaagagcgaggcttgaccctagagtcataatagttggagatgcgctgcttgtaggcgacattcctcaagtgagcttggtttctgtgttcctcgactaaatccaagttgagggtgagttgtttgtcattttcactttgaatgtagttctggactcggaatgttgcttgctcgagctcaacagggataACCgtctctgtgccaaaggcaagtgagaatggagtttctcctgttgaagtccgatatgaagtgcgatatgaccaaagaacttggggtacaaattctggccaacagcctttagctttgtccaagctggttttcaaagtgcgcttgattattttgttgatggcctcaacttgtccattagactggggatgagctgg
This window harbors:
- the LOC126583722 gene encoding uncharacterized protein LOC126583722; its protein translation is MVYIHSSISVCNSVDQPNTPMADSMSLTDPSAKSRQTNHVQGRRKIPNSPNCSKAPSCDRSRWALMIDIVLFIAVVVAFGYLLLPYVKFVSVKTIEIVKIIMYVLREEVSNAPLVYGCMGLSMCCAALAAWALLACTSRTCGNPNCKGLRKAAEFDIQLETEECVKNSASAVKDAVKKGLFELPRDHHRELEAELKKMAPPNGRAVLLFRARCGCSVGRLEVPGPKKLKRIKK